One genomic region from Roseofilum reptotaenium CS-1145 encodes:
- a CDS encoding NAD-dependent epimerase/dehydratase family protein — protein sequence MKRQVIVTGAAGYLGSVICEHLLDAGYKVSAIDNLAYGKNSLFHLCANPDFDFVRGDARDEEVMQGLIKEADVIIPLAAVVGAPACKRDPWLAKSTNLEAIQLINRLRSPEQLVVYPTTNSGYGTQSGETYCTEETPLEPISLYGQTKVQAEQEVLDSPNAITLRLATVFGMSPRMRLDLLVNHFTYAAVTDGYIVLFEKDFKRNYIHIRDVADCMIHCINNSEKMVGRPYNAGLDAANLSKEELALKVKEYVPNFYLHFAPIGTDPDKRNYIVSNQRLREAGFEAKRSLDEGIQELLKGYRMMGRMPFKNI from the coding sequence ATGAAAAGACAAGTAATTGTTACAGGAGCAGCAGGTTATTTGGGTTCTGTCATCTGCGAACATCTGCTAGATGCTGGCTACAAAGTAAGCGCAATTGATAACTTGGCTTATGGAAAAAATTCTCTTTTTCATCTTTGTGCTAATCCGGACTTTGATTTTGTTCGAGGCGATGCACGAGATGAAGAAGTTATGCAGGGTCTGATTAAAGAAGCAGATGTCATCATCCCCCTAGCTGCCGTCGTCGGAGCCCCCGCGTGCAAGCGCGATCCCTGGCTAGCCAAATCAACTAATCTGGAAGCCATACAATTAATTAACCGCTTGCGGAGTCCCGAGCAGTTAGTTGTGTATCCAACTACCAACAGCGGTTATGGAACCCAATCTGGCGAAACGTATTGCACCGAAGAGACTCCTCTGGAACCGATATCTCTGTATGGGCAAACGAAAGTGCAAGCGGAACAGGAAGTGCTTGATAGTCCCAATGCAATTACTTTACGCCTTGCTACAGTATTTGGCATGTCTCCCCGAATGCGTTTGGATTTACTTGTAAACCACTTTACCTATGCAGCGGTGACCGATGGCTATATTGTCCTTTTTGAAAAAGACTTCAAGCGGAACTATATCCATATCCGAGATGTAGCGGATTGCATGATTCACTGCATCAACAATTCAGAGAAGATGGTTGGCCGTCCCTACAATGCAGGACTGGATGCAGCTAACCTATCGAAGGAAGAGTTGGCGCTGAAGGTTAAAGAGTATGTGCCAAACTTTTACCTTCATTTTGCTCCCATTGGTACCGACCCAGACAAGCGTAACTATATTGTGTCCAATCAACGATTGCGTGAGGCTGGTTTTGAGGCGAAGCGATCGCTTGATGAAGGTATCCAAGAATTGCTCAAAGGCTATCGCATGATGGGCCGAATGCCGTTCAAGAATATTTAA
- a CDS encoding nucleotidyltransferase family protein: protein MTVPELAETQAVILAGGLGTRLRSVVSDRPKVLAKVGDRPFMVYLLEQLSAAGVQKVILCTGYLGDQVQTTFETSSHQLDLIYSQELSPLGTGGALRLALDYIQSDSVLVMNGDSFCEISIGEFWLSHADRQTDVTIALTQVSDTSRYGRVEVDSAGKILNFAEKGNSTSVGWINAGIYLIKRELISEIPRDQVISLEQEILPNWIEHKSVYSYPTQGKFIDIGTPTSYALAQSFLGEEP, encoded by the coding sequence ATGACAGTACCTGAACTTGCAGAAACTCAAGCAGTTATATTGGCTGGAGGCTTAGGAACGCGTTTACGATCTGTCGTTTCAGATCGCCCCAAAGTCCTGGCTAAAGTTGGAGATCGGCCTTTCATGGTCTACCTATTGGAGCAGTTGAGTGCGGCTGGAGTTCAGAAAGTTATATTATGTACTGGATACTTAGGCGATCAGGTACAAACCACCTTTGAAACCAGCTCTCATCAGCTCGATCTGATCTATTCTCAGGAACTCTCCCCATTGGGAACGGGAGGAGCATTGAGACTGGCCCTGGACTATATCCAATCTGATTCGGTGTTAGTGATGAATGGTGATTCTTTTTGCGAGATTAGTATTGGCGAGTTTTGGCTCTCTCATGCCGATCGCCAAACCGATGTCACAATTGCGTTAACTCAGGTCTCAGACACCAGTCGCTACGGTCGCGTTGAAGTTGATAGTGCGGGAAAAATCCTCAATTTTGCCGAAAAAGGGAATAGCACGAGTGTAGGTTGGATTAATGCTGGTATTTATTTGATCAAGCGAGAATTAATATCAGAGATTCCGAGGGATCAGGTTATTTCTTTAGAACAGGAAATCTTACCCAACTGGATCGAGCATAAATCAGTCTATAGCTACCCAACTCAGGGGAAGTTTATCGATATTGGAACCCCAACTAGTTATGCTCTAGCACAGTCATTTTTGGGGGAGGAACCGTAG
- a CDS encoding D-glycero-alpha-D-manno-heptose-1,7-bisphosphate 7-phosphatase — protein sequence MKPKPFVLLDRDGTIIRECHYLSDPNLVELLPSAAEGMRKMQEMGLGIAAITNQSAIGRGYFNLSRLAEIHQRLSALLAAEGVHLDGIYFCPHRPDETCQCRKPKTGMVERAAEELNFDLPSSYVIGDKPCDIELGNNIGATTFLVRTGYGSKFARDGMVNCNYVVDNLLEAATIIEEKLILEKRKMVDAPRS from the coding sequence ATGAAACCAAAACCTTTTGTCTTGCTAGACCGGGATGGAACAATAATCAGGGAGTGTCACTACCTTTCTGACCCCAATTTAGTAGAATTACTTCCTAGTGCAGCCGAAGGAATGCGGAAAATGCAAGAAATGGGATTGGGGATAGCAGCCATCACTAATCAATCAGCAATTGGTCGAGGGTACTTCAATCTAAGCCGTTTGGCAGAAATTCATCAACGATTATCTGCACTATTAGCAGCAGAAGGGGTCCACTTAGATGGTATCTACTTTTGTCCCCACCGGCCGGATGAAACCTGTCAATGTCGCAAACCCAAAACGGGTATGGTAGAACGAGCAGCAGAAGAGCTGAATTTTGATCTTCCATCGAGTTATGTTATCGGTGATAAACCTTGCGATATCGAATTAGGAAATAATATAGGCGCTACCACGTTTCTCGTCCGTACTGGTTACGGCTCTAAATTTGCTAGAGATGGAATGGTTAACTGTAATTATGTGGTGGACAACTTGTTAGAAGCGGCAACAATAATTGAAGAAAAACTTATCCTAGAGAAGAGGAAAATGGTCGATGCCCCTAGAAGTTGA
- a CDS encoding D-sedoheptulose-7-phosphate isomerase has translation MPLEVEEQKERIRNHLLGSIWVKQQVVEQCLDSILIAADLITHTFRLGGKLLLCGNGGSAADCQHMASELVSRLTKAFERPGLPAIALTTDTSYLTAFTNDCGYEGVFERQVQALGKPQDTLIGISTSGNSPNIIRAITKANEREILTIALTGNKGGQLLGIARQSIVVPSTDTQYIQESHLAIEHILCDLVEQQLFG, from the coding sequence ATGCCCCTAGAAGTTGAAGAGCAAAAGGAACGAATACGAAACCATCTGCTCGGTAGTATTTGGGTCAAACAACAAGTTGTTGAACAATGCCTGGACTCGATTTTAATTGCAGCCGATCTAATCACTCATACCTTTAGACTAGGTGGCAAGTTATTACTATGTGGTAATGGAGGGAGTGCGGCGGATTGCCAACACATGGCATCAGAACTGGTGAGTCGCTTAACCAAAGCCTTTGAGCGCCCTGGACTGCCAGCGATCGCCTTAACAACCGATACCTCCTACTTAACCGCTTTTACAAACGATTGCGGTTATGAAGGCGTGTTTGAGCGGCAAGTTCAAGCATTAGGGAAACCCCAAGATACCCTCATCGGAATTAGTACCAGTGGCAATTCCCCAAACATTATTAGGGCTATTACAAAAGCCAATGAGCGAGAGATCCTAACCATTGCCTTAACCGGTAATAAAGGTGGACAACTTTTAGGAATTGCCCGGCAATCCATTGTAGTCCCCAGCACAGATACCCAATATATTCAAGAATCTCATCTGGCGATCGAACATATCCTCTGCGACCTAGTCGAACAGCAATTATTTGGCTAG